The Triticum dicoccoides isolate Atlit2015 ecotype Zavitan chromosome 6A, WEW_v2.0, whole genome shotgun sequence genome has a window encoding:
- the LOC119317324 gene encoding ceramide kinase-like isoform X1, translating to MQGDGEVLFLGGVGEVTVTLGHDGLSFLPLHPELGSSCLSSIGLLPKLENKIKFSDVYAVELLDEGPVCGPWNTRIVVQSKKNSEMHRFAVHVITRSRKHPSQLVPYEYLFGHKDPETCKSWVEHLSACINNEQDRPKNLMVFVHPLCGKGRGCKNWEMVAPLFDRAKVNTKVIITERAGHAYDTLASISDKELKKFDGVVAVGGDGLFNEILNGLLNLRNKTSYPPTPEGFGYFGSTEKCQEYRNDGLNNSTPTSDAVKNVMLRVGSNKSDDHEPLLSTGQSVGLDISSLNPNTESSTGDQVPSVSFPNDWFRLGIIPSGSTDAIVLSTTGERDAVTSALLIIFGRRIALDIAQVVRWKSSPSAEVLPTVRYAASFAGYGFYGEVIRESENYRWMGPARYDFSGTMVFLKHRSYDAKVAFLENENSHSLAASAENVADEVQPLQSRRKRSRKTICLANCSVCKETSTPGQNSEDEIPNSSQTIHDNPKWIWSEGRFLSVGAAVISCRNERAPDGLVAEAHLSDGFLHLLLIRDCPLPLYLWHLTQFTKKGSDPLTFKFVEHHKHLPSFHHTTKAYGTWMASFFRPVKCLSKLAGALSTSSRQGQRCSNAP from the exons GAATTGGGTTCTTCATGTTTGTCATCTATCGGATTACTACCAAAATTAGAGAACAAAATCAAGTTTTCGGATGTTTATGCTGTGGAGCTTCTTGATGAAGGTCCTGTATGTGGACCTTGGAATACAAGAATTGTCGTCCAAAGCAAGAAAAATAGTGAG ATGCACCGCTTTGCTGTACATGTAATCACCAGATCAAGAAAACACCCTTCTCAATTGGTACCTTATGAATATCTTTTTGGACACAAAGACCCGGAGACCTGCAAAAGCTGGGTTGAGCATCTCAGTGCATGCATAAATAATGAACAGGACAGGCCCAAGAACCTGATG GTGTTTGTCCATCCACTTTGTGGAAAAGGTAGAGGATGCAAAAATTGGGAAATGGTAGCTCCGTTATTTGACCGGGCAAAAGTAAATACAAAG GTGATAATCACGGAAAGAGCAGGACATGCATATGACACCTTAGCATCAATATCAGATAAAGAGCTCAAGAAATTTGACGGTGTTGTTGCAGTG GGTGGTGATGGTTTATTTAATGAAATCCTGAATGGACTACTAAATTTGAGGAATAAGACTTCTTATCCTCCAACTCCAGAGGGCTTTGGATATTTTGGAAGCACTGAGAAGTGCCAAGAATATAGGAACGATGGGCTAAACAACAGTACGCCCACATCAGATGCTGTAAAAAATGTCATGCTCCGTGTGGGTTCCAACAAATCTGATGATCATGAACCTCTTCTTTCGACTGGGCAATCTGTTGGATTAGACATCTCATCATTAA ATCCAAATACAGAATCATCTACTGGAG ATCAAGTTCCTTCAGTCTCCTTCCCAAATGATTGGTTTAGGCTTGGCATAATTCCTTCTGGCTCAACAGATGCTATTGTACTCAG CACAACTGGGGAACGAGATGCTGTGACTTCTGCCCTGCTTATTATCTTTGGTAGAAGGATAGCGCTTGATATAGCTCAAGTAGTCAGGTGGAAGAGTAGCCCATCAGCTGAGGTCTTACCTACTGTACGCTATGCAGCTTCATTTGCAGG ATATGGATTTTATGGAGAAGTCATAAGGGAGAGTGAAAACTACCGATGGATGGGCCCCGCACGTTATGATTTTTCTGGAACCATGGTCTTCCTGAAGCACAG ATCTTATGATGCAAAAGTGGCTTTTCTTGAGAATGAGAACTCTCATTCACTTGCTGCATCAGCAGAGAATGTTGCAGATGAAGTACAACCACTGCAATCTCGTAGAAAAAGATCCCGCAAAACAATTTGCTTGGCAAATTGTTCTGTATGCAAAGAAACTTCAACACCTGGACAAAATTCAGAAGATGAGATTCCAAACAGCTCCCAAACGATTCATGATAACCCAAAATGGATCTGGTCCGAGGGGCGTTTTCTAAGTGTCGGTGCAGCTGTCATTTCATGTCGCAATGAAAGAGCCCCTGATGGCCTAGTGGCTGAAGCACACCTCTCAGATGGTTTTCTTCACCTTCTGCTCATTAGAGATTGCCCTCTTCCCTTATATTTGTG GCATCTGACACAATTTACTAAGAAGGGGTCGGACCCTTTAACCTTCAAGTTTGTTGAACATCATAAG CATTTACCTTCATTTCATCACACGACGAAAGCGTATGGAACTTGGATGGCGAGCTTTTTCAGGCCTGTGAAGTGTCTGTCCaagcttgccggggccttgtcaacCTCTTCGCGTCAGGGCCAGAGGTGTAGCAATGCTCCATAA
- the LOC119317324 gene encoding ceramide kinase-like isoform X3 yields the protein MFMLWSFLMKVLYVDLGIQELSSKARKIVRSRKHPSQLVPYEYLFGHKDPETCKSWVEHLSACINNEQDRPKNLMVFVHPLCGKGRGCKNWEMVAPLFDRAKVNTKVIITERAGHAYDTLASISDKELKKFDGVVAVGGDGLFNEILNGLLNLRNKTSYPPTPEGFGYFGSTEKCQEYRNDGLNNSTPTSDAVKNVMLRVGSNKSDDHEPLLSTGQSVGLDISSLNPNTESSTGDQVPSVSFPNDWFRLGIIPSGSTDAIVLSTTGERDAVTSALLIIFGRRIALDIAQVVRWKSSPSAEVLPTVRYAASFAGYGFYGEVIRESENYRWMGPARYDFSGTMVFLKHRSYDAKVAFLENENSHSLAASAENVADEVQPLQSRRKRSRKTICLANCSVCKETSTPGQNSEDEIPNSSQTIHDNPKWIWSEGRFLSVGAAVISCRNERAPDGLVAEAHLSDGFLHLLLIRDCPLPLYLWHLTQFTKKGSDPLTFKFVEHHKHLPSFHHTTKAYGTWMASFFRPVKCLSKLAGALSTSSRQGQRCSNAP from the exons ATGTTTATGCTGTGGAGCTTCTTGATGAAGGTCCTGTATGTGGACCTTGGAATACAAGAATTGTCGTCCAAAGCAAGAAAAATAGTGAG ATCAAGAAAACACCCTTCTCAATTGGTACCTTATGAATATCTTTTTGGACACAAAGACCCGGAGACCTGCAAAAGCTGGGTTGAGCATCTCAGTGCATGCATAAATAATGAACAGGACAGGCCCAAGAACCTGATG GTGTTTGTCCATCCACTTTGTGGAAAAGGTAGAGGATGCAAAAATTGGGAAATGGTAGCTCCGTTATTTGACCGGGCAAAAGTAAATACAAAG GTGATAATCACGGAAAGAGCAGGACATGCATATGACACCTTAGCATCAATATCAGATAAAGAGCTCAAGAAATTTGACGGTGTTGTTGCAGTG GGTGGTGATGGTTTATTTAATGAAATCCTGAATGGACTACTAAATTTGAGGAATAAGACTTCTTATCCTCCAACTCCAGAGGGCTTTGGATATTTTGGAAGCACTGAGAAGTGCCAAGAATATAGGAACGATGGGCTAAACAACAGTACGCCCACATCAGATGCTGTAAAAAATGTCATGCTCCGTGTGGGTTCCAACAAATCTGATGATCATGAACCTCTTCTTTCGACTGGGCAATCTGTTGGATTAGACATCTCATCATTAA ATCCAAATACAGAATCATCTACTGGAG ATCAAGTTCCTTCAGTCTCCTTCCCAAATGATTGGTTTAGGCTTGGCATAATTCCTTCTGGCTCAACAGATGCTATTGTACTCAG CACAACTGGGGAACGAGATGCTGTGACTTCTGCCCTGCTTATTATCTTTGGTAGAAGGATAGCGCTTGATATAGCTCAAGTAGTCAGGTGGAAGAGTAGCCCATCAGCTGAGGTCTTACCTACTGTACGCTATGCAGCTTCATTTGCAGG ATATGGATTTTATGGAGAAGTCATAAGGGAGAGTGAAAACTACCGATGGATGGGCCCCGCACGTTATGATTTTTCTGGAACCATGGTCTTCCTGAAGCACAG ATCTTATGATGCAAAAGTGGCTTTTCTTGAGAATGAGAACTCTCATTCACTTGCTGCATCAGCAGAGAATGTTGCAGATGAAGTACAACCACTGCAATCTCGTAGAAAAAGATCCCGCAAAACAATTTGCTTGGCAAATTGTTCTGTATGCAAAGAAACTTCAACACCTGGACAAAATTCAGAAGATGAGATTCCAAACAGCTCCCAAACGATTCATGATAACCCAAAATGGATCTGGTCCGAGGGGCGTTTTCTAAGTGTCGGTGCAGCTGTCATTTCATGTCGCAATGAAAGAGCCCCTGATGGCCTAGTGGCTGAAGCACACCTCTCAGATGGTTTTCTTCACCTTCTGCTCATTAGAGATTGCCCTCTTCCCTTATATTTGTG GCATCTGACACAATTTACTAAGAAGGGGTCGGACCCTTTAACCTTCAAGTTTGTTGAACATCATAAG CATTTACCTTCATTTCATCACACGACGAAAGCGTATGGAACTTGGATGGCGAGCTTTTTCAGGCCTGTGAAGTGTCTGTCCaagcttgccggggccttgtcaacCTCTTCGCGTCAGGGCCAGAGGTGTAGCAATGCTCCATAA
- the LOC119317324 gene encoding ceramide kinase-like isoform X2, whose product MQGDGEVLFLGGVGEVTVTLGHDGLSFLPLHPELGSSCLSSIGLLPKLENKIKFSDVYAVELLDEGPVCGPWNTRIVVQSKKNSEMHRFAVHVITRSRKHPSQLVPYEYLFGHKDPETCKSWVEHLSACINNEQDRPKNLMVFVHPLCGKGRGCKNWEMVAPLFDRAKVNTKVIITERAGHAYDTLASISDKELKKFDGVVAVGGDGLFNEILNGLLNLRNKTSYPPTPEGFGYFGSTEKCQEYRNDGLNNSTPTSDAVKNVMLRVGSNKSDDHEPLLSTGQSVGLDISSLNPNTESSTGDQVPSVSFPNDWFRLGIIPSGSTDAIVLSTTGERDAVTSALLIIFGRRIALDIAQVVRWKSSPSAEVLPTVRYAASFAGYGFYGEVIRESENYRWMGPARYDFSGTMVFLKHRSYDAKVAFLENENSHSLAASAENVADEVQPLQSRRKRSRKTICLANCSVCKETSTPGQNSEDEIPNSSQTIHDNPKWIWSEGRFLSVGAAVISCRNERAPDGLVAEAHLSDGFLHLLLIRDCPLPLYLWHLTQFTKKGSDPLTFKFVEHHKTQAFTFISSHDESVWNLDGELFQACEVSVQACRGLVNLFASGPEV is encoded by the exons GAATTGGGTTCTTCATGTTTGTCATCTATCGGATTACTACCAAAATTAGAGAACAAAATCAAGTTTTCGGATGTTTATGCTGTGGAGCTTCTTGATGAAGGTCCTGTATGTGGACCTTGGAATACAAGAATTGTCGTCCAAAGCAAGAAAAATAGTGAG ATGCACCGCTTTGCTGTACATGTAATCACCAGATCAAGAAAACACCCTTCTCAATTGGTACCTTATGAATATCTTTTTGGACACAAAGACCCGGAGACCTGCAAAAGCTGGGTTGAGCATCTCAGTGCATGCATAAATAATGAACAGGACAGGCCCAAGAACCTGATG GTGTTTGTCCATCCACTTTGTGGAAAAGGTAGAGGATGCAAAAATTGGGAAATGGTAGCTCCGTTATTTGACCGGGCAAAAGTAAATACAAAG GTGATAATCACGGAAAGAGCAGGACATGCATATGACACCTTAGCATCAATATCAGATAAAGAGCTCAAGAAATTTGACGGTGTTGTTGCAGTG GGTGGTGATGGTTTATTTAATGAAATCCTGAATGGACTACTAAATTTGAGGAATAAGACTTCTTATCCTCCAACTCCAGAGGGCTTTGGATATTTTGGAAGCACTGAGAAGTGCCAAGAATATAGGAACGATGGGCTAAACAACAGTACGCCCACATCAGATGCTGTAAAAAATGTCATGCTCCGTGTGGGTTCCAACAAATCTGATGATCATGAACCTCTTCTTTCGACTGGGCAATCTGTTGGATTAGACATCTCATCATTAA ATCCAAATACAGAATCATCTACTGGAG ATCAAGTTCCTTCAGTCTCCTTCCCAAATGATTGGTTTAGGCTTGGCATAATTCCTTCTGGCTCAACAGATGCTATTGTACTCAG CACAACTGGGGAACGAGATGCTGTGACTTCTGCCCTGCTTATTATCTTTGGTAGAAGGATAGCGCTTGATATAGCTCAAGTAGTCAGGTGGAAGAGTAGCCCATCAGCTGAGGTCTTACCTACTGTACGCTATGCAGCTTCATTTGCAGG ATATGGATTTTATGGAGAAGTCATAAGGGAGAGTGAAAACTACCGATGGATGGGCCCCGCACGTTATGATTTTTCTGGAACCATGGTCTTCCTGAAGCACAG ATCTTATGATGCAAAAGTGGCTTTTCTTGAGAATGAGAACTCTCATTCACTTGCTGCATCAGCAGAGAATGTTGCAGATGAAGTACAACCACTGCAATCTCGTAGAAAAAGATCCCGCAAAACAATTTGCTTGGCAAATTGTTCTGTATGCAAAGAAACTTCAACACCTGGACAAAATTCAGAAGATGAGATTCCAAACAGCTCCCAAACGATTCATGATAACCCAAAATGGATCTGGTCCGAGGGGCGTTTTCTAAGTGTCGGTGCAGCTGTCATTTCATGTCGCAATGAAAGAGCCCCTGATGGCCTAGTGGCTGAAGCACACCTCTCAGATGGTTTTCTTCACCTTCTGCTCATTAGAGATTGCCCTCTTCCCTTATATTTGTG GCATCTGACACAATTTACTAAGAAGGGGTCGGACCCTTTAACCTTCAAGTTTGTTGAACATCATAAG ACGCAAGCATTTACCTTCATTTCATCACACGACGAAAGCGTATGGAACTTGGATGGCGAGCTTTTTCAGGCCTGTGAAGTGTCTGTCCaagcttgccggggccttgtcaacCTCTTCGCGTCAGGGCCAGAGGTGTAG